The stretch of DNA TCCTTGCCACTATTAGCTGCAAAGTCCACCCAGCGCTCTTCTTGATAGCGCGCAACTTCCTGACAATATTCTTGCCCCAAAGGTTCTACTGACTTCATGACCAAATCATAGGCGTCATCAATAGTCACTTCAGGATTGAGGGCACTGTCCAAGTCCAATTTCCAGTCTGCAAAGGTCATCTTTTCAAGACCATTCACCTTGGCAACATGCTTGAGGTATCTCTGAGCAACTGGCGCAAAGTCCTTCATGATGAGGTCAATCTGACGGTCAAACATGGCACGGTCCACTTCTTGCTCAGCTAGGAGATAATCAAAGACTGAGTCGTAGCCCTTCATATCTGCCAAGAGTTTTTCAGACTTTACCTGAGCTAGATAGGCTGCTGCAGCTGTATTTTGGTGCTTACGAAGTCCCTCTGAGAAGGAGCGGAAAGATTTCTCACGAACCTCAGCGTCCTCGTGGTTTTGGTAGAAATTCTCATAAGTAACAAAGCTGTTTTTGTAGGTCTTGCCATGGGCTTCAAAGTCAGCCATCTCAAAGTCCCCAGCTCGCATCTTGGTGTAGATATCCTGTGGACTGTAGAAAACTTCGCCAAGATTAGTCAAAGCCTTCTCCACATCCGCACCTAGGTAGTGCGCTTTTTTGATTTTGGCCTGACGAATGGCTGCCGTCAAGTGTGGCAGCTCACCCAAACGGTCCAAGACCTCCTCATCTGCAGCCACCAAGGCGTCGTCAAAGAAGGTCAAGGCTACGCTGGCGTCTGTTTCAAATTCCATCCCAGCTTGGGCGATATTAGCAAAATCTTCATTGCTATAGTCTGTCGTCTGAGGCATAAAGGCATAATTGCCAATATGACTCATCTGGATATAGATTTGCTCCAATTCCGCAAAGGCCTTCTCAAAATCCTCAAAAGTGTGAAGCTTGCCCTTGTAGTCACGGCTAAATTGATTGATGTCTTCGCGCGTTTTCTCAATTGCACGCAAGAAATCCTCACGGTCTTGGTATAGGGCTGTTAAGTCCCAAAGTTCCTTCTCTGGAAATTCTGAACGGTGTTTTTGTTCCATTTTCTTCCTCTTATTTCTCTAATTCTACTAAAACACTAAGGGCTGATAAGGCGTAAAGTGGTGCTGTCTCTGCTCTCAAGATGCGAGGTCCTAGGCCTGCCAAGACTGCTCCTTTAGCTTCAAAACTTTCAATTTCTGCTGGTGAGAGACCGCCTTCTGGACCAAAGATAAAGAGCAGTTTGGCTCCTTTTTCAAGACCAGCGACTGCTTGGATAAACGCAGCGGTTTCTCCTTCTTTAGCCGACTCTTCGTAGGCCACGATGATAGAGTCAAACTGGTCCAGCTGCGCTAGAAAATCTGCTTTTTTCTCAAAAAGTTTTACACTCGGCACCAGATTACGCTTGCTTTGCTCGGCTGCTCCAAGGGCAATTTTTTCAAGTTTTTCAACCTTTTTGCCTAGTTTCTTGCCGTCCC from Streptococcus mitis encodes:
- the pepF gene encoding oligoendopeptidase F; the encoded protein is MEQKHRSEFPEKELWDLTALYQDREDFLRAIEKTREDINQFSRDYKGKLHTFEDFEKAFAELEQIYIQMSHIGNYAFMPQTTDYSNEDFANIAQAGMEFETDASVALTFFDDALVAADEEVLDRLGELPHLTAAIRQAKIKKAHYLGADVEKALTNLGEVFYSPQDIYTKMRAGDFEMADFEAHGKTYKNSFVTYENFYQNHEDAEVREKSFRSFSEGLRKHQNTAAAAYLAQVKSEKLLADMKGYDSVFDYLLAEQEVDRAMFDRQIDLIMKDFAPVAQRYLKHVAKVNGLEKMTFADWKLDLDSALNPEVTIDDAYDLVMKSVEPLGQEYCQEVARYQEERWVDFAANSGKDSGGYAADPYRVHPYVLMSWTGRLSDVYTLIHEIGHSGQFIFSDNHQSYFNAHMSTYYVEAPSTFNELLLSDYLEHQSDDPRQKRFALAHRLTDTYFHNFITHLLEAAFQRKVYTLIEEGETFGASKLNSIMKEVLTDFWGDAIEIDDDAALTWMRQAHYYMGLYSYTYSAGLVISTAGYLHLKNSETGAEDWLKLLKSGGSKTPLESAMIIGADISTDKPLRDTIQFLSDTVNQIIAYSAQLGE
- a CDS encoding 16S rRNA (uracil(1498)-N(3))-methyltransferase → MQQYFVKGCAVSPVTIEDKETSKHMFQVMRLKEDDEVSLVFDDGIKRLARVLDVENRQFKLVEELVDNVELPVQVTIASGFPKGDKLEFITQKVTELGASQIWAFPADWSVAKWDGKKLGKKVEKLEKIALGAAEQSKRNLVPSVKLFEKKADFLAQLDQFDSIIVAYEESAKEGETAAFIQAVAGLEKGAKLLFIFGPEGGLSPAEIESFEAKGAVLAGLGPRILRAETAPLYALSALSVLVELEK